The region ACGGCCAACAGGGTGTCGGCGGCGACGGTGCCGCCTTCGATGTTCACATCTTGGCCGCGTAAGCGCACTTTACCGCCTTGAACCACACCGCTGTTGGTGATGTCGGTGGCGGATAGGTCGGCGATTTTACGCCCGGCCAACGTACCGCTGTTGATGATGCTGCCCGTGCCGTTCATCGCCAGTCGGTCGGCACTGATCAAACCGCCGTGGGCATTGATGTCGCCGGGTTTGACGGTGAGATAGACTTTGGGTGCCAACACATCAACCGTGCTGCCGTCGATTAAGGTAAGGGTTTGGGTTTCCAGCCAAACAATGTCGGAAGTGAGGCGTGCTACTTGTTCTGGCGAAAGGGCGATGCCCGGTGTGAGCTGCTGTTCGCGGGCGAAGGTGATGCCGGCTTGCATCAGTGCTTTGAACTGGGCTTCGTCGTTGGTGTAACCGTCGAGGCGGCGGTAGCCGGTTAAGCGGGCAACTTGTTCGTTTACCAGCTTTTGCTCGTAATAGCCGTCGCCTAAGCGTTTGTGCATTCTACTTGGGTCGAGTTTGAGGGCATTGAGCATATAGTCGCTGCTCAGCCATTGTTTGTAGTTGGTAAAGGCGGGATCGGTTTCGACCAGATACGACGGGTGGGCCGGGTTGACGGCATACAGGCTGGATGTCGGCAGCTTGGTATCGGTGTTGAGGGTTTTAATGGGTGCGGGGGTGCTGCCGCCGTGAGTAACGGCGGTTGGAGAGAGATTGGCCTGTTCGGCAGCATTACCGGTTAATGTTAGGGTACTGTATTCCTGTACATCGGAAACTTTGGTTGTAAAGTCGGGGTGGGTGTCCGGCGGATTGGGAATATGGCTGCTTTCTTTGTCAAACTCAATATGACGGCGGCCTCGGGAACCGTGCCTATCATAACTGCCGCCTCGCAGCATACCGGTATTAACAGTGCGGACGGTATCTTTAGCAGCCTGGTTATTGATGTTGGTTTTATCGGTAATTGTGCCGCCGGTCAGAATCATACTGTTATGGTTTAACCATTTTCCTTCAACGTTAAGGTTGCCGCCTACAAGAATTTGGCCGGGACGGTTTTCAACGATTTTCTGTTTGTAAATATCTTGAATATAATCAGCCTGATAGTATTGGCGAACAGCGTATTTGTGCAGCCATTGCTCGGTACCGTCATTGTAGATAAAGCCGAAATCATGTCGTTCTTTGCGGGTCGTACCGTCTTTGCCTTCGGTAAAGAATGGTTCCGCTTCCCCGGCTTTGGTATAGGAAATAATATGTTTACTGCTGTCTAAATATTCGCCGGTCCGGAAATGATTGTTTAGATTTTTTAATGATTTCACCCCAATCCGTGCGTCTCCTCCTGCTTCAATCGTGGCACTGGCATTAATCAAACGATCAGCCATACCCTGCGCCTGATGCTGCTCATCCAAACTGCCGCCAATATTCAAACTGCCTTCGCTGGAAAGCTTCGCTTCTTCCTGATTGGTAATCTCCTTCGCCCCCACGGCCAAATGTTCGCGCGCGGCAATGACGGCGGCTTTGGTTTCGCCATTGGCCGTTTCTTCTTGGTTCACCAGCTTCTCGGCCTCAATCGCCACCCAGTCGCCATACACGCGTCCGCTGCCGATGTTCAGTACGGTATTGCCTGCATCCAAGAGGGTGAGGCCGTTGCTGTTGATTAAGCCGCGGTTGGTAATGTTGTCGGCTTTGAGACGGGTGTCGCTGCCGGATTGGATGGTGCCGGATGCGGTGTTGTCGATGTGGTCGGCTTCCAAGCGTACGAAACGGCTGCCTTCCAGCGTGTAGCTGTTGTGGATGCCGCCTTTGCTGCTGACGGTCAAACCTTGTCCGGCACGGATGTCTTGTGCGGCGGTAAAGCTGTCTTTAAGATTGAGCGACAGGTTTCGGTTGGCCGCCAGCTCTCCTTGCTTGGTCAGTGTTTTGGCTTGGATATCAAGGTGTTGTTCGGCGAGTATTTCGCCTGATGCATTGTTGATGCTTAGACTTTGGCTGCCGCCGTCGTGTATTTTCACGTCTTTGGCCGAACCGATGAGGCCGCGTTGGTTGTCAAGGCCGTCTGAAACTTTGAGCTCGGTCATTTCATCGCTGCGGATTTGGCCTGAGGTATTGTCTAGACGGGCGGCTTCGGCTTTCAGACGGCCTGTGTCGATTTGGCCGCTTTGATTGAGCAGGGCTGCGGCTTTGATACCGGCTTGTCGGTTGACGGTGAGTCGGCCGTTGCTGTTGTCCAAGGTTTGGACGGCCGCAGCCAAACTACCGCCGGATTGCAGGGTACCTTCGCGGTTATCGGTGGTTTGGTTGCGGATGGTGAGCGTTTCGGCAGCGGTCAGTTTACCTTGGCGGTTGTCCAAGGTTTGCGCGGTAATCTCGGCCTGGCGGCTGATGATTTCGGCTTCGCGGTTATCCAGCAGGCTGCCGCCAACGGCCAGTTTGTTCAGATGTAGTTTGCCTGTGTTGCCCAAGCTGTTTGCGGCGTGGATATCCACGCCGCCGTTGGCGGTGATGCTGCCGCTGTTTTCCAGGCCGTCTGAAACCTTCAGACGGCCTTCGGCCAAGGTCAGCGGTACGGCAGCCGCATCATTTTGAGTTTGGATTCGGCCTGACGCGGCGGCGGTGGTCGGTGTGGCAGGCGTGCTTGGGGCAGTATTGCCGCCGTTGCCGGAAACATGGTCTTGGCCGGCATAAGCGATTAAACCGCTATTGTTCAATTTGCCGGCTTCAATATTGAGGCTTTGCAAACCGGTTTGCGCCATGTCGCCGCTGTTGTTCAGACGGCCGGTTTCGATGTCGAAACGGGCAGCCTGTATGGTTTGGCGGTTGTCGAGGTTTTGTGTGCGGATATTCAGTTCGTCGGATGAGGTGATCAGGCCGCTGTTGCCGACTTTCGGGCTTTGAATCGCGGTTTTTCCTTGTGATGACAAGGTGCCGCTATTATCAAACGCCGTGGCTTGAATATTTACACGCGCCGCTGCGCTCGAGCGTTGCGTATTGTCGGCGGCCGCAATACTGCCGCTGTTACCGATTTTACCGTCGGCACTCAGGGTCACACCGCCAGCGGTGGCAAAGGCTTGACCGGCATGATGAACGGCTGCGCCTTTGTCGGTGGAAACCAGCGTAATCTTGTTGGCATACATACCGCCCAGCTGCGCGGTGTCGATGGCCACGGCAGGAGCTGGGCGGCCGTCTGAAACTTGGGTGTGGCTGCCGTCGGTCGCCACATCGTTGCTGCCCGATACCACGCTTAAATCTTTTGCCCATACGCCGGCATTGATTTGCGCGGCGCGGGCAAGCAGGCGGGTGTAATCGGCTCCTGAGGTATCCAAGCCGTCACCGTTGACGGCAATATCGCCGTCGCGTACTTGGAAACTGGTGAGATTGCCGTTGTCAAACAGCGGTTTGCCTGTGGTAAGCGTTACCCCCGCCGCATTGATAAAGCCTGCACCGTTCACCCGGATACCGGCAGGATTGGCCAATACCACCTCGGCACGACGGCCGGCCACTTCGATATAGCCGTTGAGTAGTGAAGGACTGACGCTGTTGACCTGATTCACAATCACCTTGGCTTCGCCGCGTGCCAACCACGGATTACCCTGTATCCAGCCGCCCAATTTGGTCTGCGTGTTGCTGCGGCTGTTGTTCAATATGGCACCGCGTTTGTCAACATCGAATTGGCGGTATTGGTTAACCGATACGCCGCCTGCGGTCGGGGTTTGGATATTGACTTGCGGCAAACCGTTGGCCGTCTGCAAAACGGTGGGTTGTTGGCCCAAAGGCGCGGATTTGTCGGCCTGAAGCCCTGCTGCCCACACGGGGCTGACAGCAGCCGAACCGACCGCCAGCCACACCGAGAACGCCGCCATCTGTATCTGAAACTTGGCCGCACCCGCAAGGCCGTCTGAAATAGCCGCTTTGCCGTCTTGCACGTTTTTACCGTCGCGTGCGGTGTTTTCGGCAACAGCCATCATCATGCCGCGCTTTTTATTGAAGATGACTTTGTAGCAGGTTTTGTTCATGGCGGGTTCCTATAAAGCGGAAATACCCCCGTGCCTGTGTTTTCAGACGGCATGAGGGTAGGAAAGGGATTAGAAACTGTAATTCAGATTGAGACCGAACGTGGTGTTGGCCGTTTGAAAGCGGTCGGGTTTGTGCAGCGGTTTGGCGGCGAAAAAATCGTAAGAAAGTATTCCGCCCACTTTGCTTTGACCGCGCACACCTAAGGCCGCACCACTCAGACTTTGCCCCAACAGGTATTGCGCAGAAGGACCGGAGACACGGCCGGCGTCCAAACCCGCATAAAGCTGATGACTCGGATGATACTGCCAAGATAAATCGTTGCGCCAATACCAGCCGCGTTCGGCAGATAAAGTGGTTTCACCATCAAAACCGCGCACGGTATAACGGCTGCCGATGGCCAGTTTGTCTTGCGGCGTTAATGGTGTTTTGTTCCACTGTGCATGGAAGTTGCTGTCGAAGGCAAAGTTTTGCTGCCCGATTTTAAACGGCACATTCACACCGGTATCGGCAGTAAGGATTTTCATGCGGGACGTGCCTTCGCCGAAGGCTTCTTCGGGCGCAGACAGGCTGTTGTTCCGCCCCGTACCTCGTTTGTAACCCAAGCCCAGATTCAGCGTGGCTTGGCCGATGTATTCCTTGTGGCTTAAATTAGCAGACCAACCGGCCGTGCGGCGGCGTTGCACTTCGATTTCCGCATCATTGATAAAGCTGTGCGTTTCACGCTGCCACAATTTGAACGCGGCATGGGTTTTACGGCGGGCATCACGGTAAAGCAGGCGGCTCACGCCGACATCGCTGTTCCAGCTTTTACCGTTGTAGTCATACACCTCAGAATCGCCTGCTACCGCCTGATGATAACGGTAGTAGCTGTGGTTCCATGACCAAAGCCATTTGCCGAACGGTACGGAATAATGGAAAGCATAGCCGTTGGTACCGCCTTTGACCGTATGGCCGTCTGAATCGGTATCTGCCGAACGTGTGCCTAAATCACGGTTATACGAAGCGTAAAACAAATCACTCAAACCCAAAGGGTTATCGGCGGAGAAAGTCATATTGCCCTGATAGCGGCCGGTGGCCTTGCTGCCCGAATTGTCAAAACCCAAAGTCAGGCGGTAGGGAAGGGTGCGCTGCCGCCATTGCACCACCACATCACTCACATCCGCTTTTTCAGACGGCATGATTTGGATATCTGCCTCGGCAGTCGGAACGCGCTTGAGGTTTTCCAAACCCTGTTCCAAATCGCGCAGGTTCAACAGGCCGTCTGAATCAGCAGGAAATTCGTTTTGAAATGCGGTAATCCGACCGACATGGGTTTCTGCGGCATGGCTTTCATCAAAACGGATTTGACCGATGCGGCCGGGGAAGACAGTCAATTCCAATTTGCCGGAATTCAAATCCTGAGGCGCAGCCAAAATCCGCGTGGTGGTATAGCCGCGGTCAATAACGGCGTTTTGTGCTAACGTCATGATGTGGTTGATGCCTTGCGCACCCAGACACATGCCCGGTTGGAAGCCGGATTGTTTGATGGCTTTATTCAGTGCAAATTGGAATTTGGCGGCAGAATCGCCGATTAAGGTGATTTCTTGAACGGGGAAACAAGGCGTTTCGTTTTGAGGAAGCAGCAATGAAGAAACGGCTTCTGCGGTTCGGTCTAGGCGCACATCCGGTGCCGACTGCATCTGCTGCTCGAGTTGGCGCAAACGCTGCTGTTCCTGCCGGGCTTGTTCTTGCTGAATCAAACCGGCTTGTCTTTCGTCAGCCAGCGCGGGCATGGCAGCAGTTGCCAGCAAAGCGAACGACAACATCAATGAGCGGCAGTCTGAAGAATAGTGAAAGGCGGACATGCTTGGAACCTGTAAGGTGGTTGAGCGAGCCATGTTATTGGAATAAGGTAAAGAAAAGCAAAGTTTACATGATTAAAGGTTGGTTATTTGGATAGCCGGCCATTCCGATTTGCAATAAATTTGTTATTTTATTCAAAATAATCAATATTTTATTTTTGATTTACCTTGGTTTTTAGATGGGGGATGAATTGCGTGACAGTAGGTGGAATCCTAACCATTCCAGTTCAGGTTGCTGCCCATCAGCGCATATCGCGGCAAAACCCTGAATGAAATTGCCAATATCAGATAGAGAAAGGAAAGACGATGGCCATTGCCCATATCATCGAAGTGGAAGAATCGCCGGACTTGAGTGAATGCTCGGTGCGCCTGAGTTTCAGCGGCGGTACCAAGCTTCAGAGCAAGGAAGGGAAGACCGCATTTTACAGGAGCTTGGCTGTGGTTGAGGATGCGTTATCTGAATAACAAAAAGGGCAGCAAGATAGCTGCCCTTTTTGTTATTCTTCGTTATTCACTCAGTTATCATCACTGTCATTGAAGTACGAACAATACCAACGATTGCCAATATAGTCTGCATAGAAAATGGGGCTGACGTAGATTAGCAGTTAGGTTACACTCAAAAAATGAAGATAACCCATTACAACACAGTAAATCTACACAGCAAAAGTTGCTTCAGTTTTTTGTATTAGAAGTTACTGCTCGTTCAGCAGCGGATATACTCGGTATTCAATCTAATTGTGCTATGTTGTTTTACCGCAAAATCCGTCAAGCGATTGCCTACCATTTAGCACTTCAAGCAGACGAAGTTTTTGATGGCTCTATTGAGCTGGACGAAAGCTATTTTGGCGGACAACGCAAGGGTAAACGCGGTCGCGGTGCGGCTGGTAAAGCGGCTGTTTTTGGTATTTTAAAACGCAATGGTAAGGTCTATACCGTTGTGGTTGAAAACACCAAACAAGATACTTTACTACCTGTTATTAAAAGAAAAATCATGCCTGATAGTATTGTTTATACGGACTGTTACAAAAGCTGTGATGTGCTTGATGTGAGCGAATTTATTCATCATCGCATCAATCATTCACAGATTTTTGCAGAGTGTCAAAACCACATTAACGGCATTGGGAATTTCCGGAACCAAGCAAAACGTGTTCTGAGAAAATACAACGGAATTGACCGTAAATCTTTTCCCTTATTCTTGAAAGAATGCGAATTTTGTTTTAATTTTGGCACACTAAAATAGCAGTTAAAAATTCTGCGAATTTGGTGTGGTGTTTAGGGCTAATCTACGTCAGCCCCTTTAATTTTGCAACACTGTGCTGTTGTATTTCGGCCGGGCCATGACTCCAGCTATATGGACGGTAAGCCATTTGGTGTTCCTTTGTATTTTTTATGTTTATATTAAAATCAGATCGTTATATTGGCATTTCATTCCAGGTGCGCCCATTCAATTCTTGGCCATTTGCTTTTTTAGCCCGTTTTTTGCCGTCGGCTCCCCAGCCGCCCCATTGTTTAAAAAAGAAAGCAACTCCTGAGTCTGAGCATTGTAGGCGCACATTTTCAACCCAATCTATACTCATTAGTCTGGCTTTGCTGCCAGATTCGCCGCCAACAATAACCCAGTGGATATGGGTCAAATCAATTTCCCTAGGGCCTACAGTGGGCAATAATTGGGCCTTTATGCCAAGGAAAAGTTGGCGATGCCGGCCCAACCGCTGTCGATAACCGATTATTTATAGAAGCCATACTATGGATTATCCGTACCGGCAGTCCTTGGCGCGATCTGCCCGAAGAGTTCGGCAATTGGAAAAGTATCCACAAACGCTACCGCAGATGGGTTTTGGCCGACCGTTTTCGTCATATTTTTGAAGAACCGAACCGTGATCTCGATATGGAGTATGTCATGATTGACGGCACAATCGTCAAAGTTCACCGCCACGGTCAGGATGCAAAAGGGGGACTCGAAATCAGACCATCGGCCAATCCAAAGGCGGAATGACGACCAAGATTTTGGCTATGGCGGCTGCTTTGGGGAACCTGATTGACTTCAAACTGATGCCTGGTCAGCGCAATGGCATTTGCGGCGTAGAACCGCTGATTAAAGATAAGGAATTTGATGCTTTGTTGGCGGATAAAGCCTTTGCTGCCGACAGGCTGGTCGAAGAGCTGACCGAAAGGGGGAGTAAGGTGGTTATTCCGCCGCGTAACAACCGCAAATCGCAGCGGGAACACGACAAGATGATGTATTGCTGGCGACATTTGATTGAGAACTTTTTTTGCAAACTCAAAGAATTCAAGAAGATTGCGATGCATGCAGAAAAAACCGGCCAGTCTTTTACTGCCAATATTTACCTTGCGGCTGCCGTATTGCGATTAAGGTAAACTTGAATGTCGACAGCCCCTAGGATTTTCTACATCTGAGACCTTGCAAAACCGCCATCTTTGGCACATTCTTTCGTTATGCGCCGCTCGAAAGCCTGTGATATTTCTACGCTTCCTAAGCCGCTATAACTTGGAACTGTGCTCAAATCTGGAGTTTTTTAAAGCTCTCGGTCTGATTTATATCATCACGAAGCCGCTATCTACAAAGTTTGCATATATTTGATTGACACGGTTGCAAGCTGTTTTTATATTATTAGGAATATCTTTCATTTCCCACCCTGCGTCAGAACGCGGCACAACCAACCGAAAAGGAGTGTAAGTATGGCAGCATTTGAATTACGTAAGAGCGGTGATGGTCATTTCAGCTTCAGCCTGCTGGGCGATGATGATAAGACCTTATTGAAAAGTGAGCAATACAACAGCAAAGCTTCTGCGCAAAACGGTATCGAGTCGATTCGTAAAAATTCTGCCGAAGATGCACGCTATGAGTTAAAGGAAAGCAACAACGGCAAATTTTACTTTAATCTCAAAGCCACCAACGGCCAAGTCATCGGTACCAGCCCGCTGTTTCCCGGCGAAGCCGCGCGTGAAGCCGCGATTGCCAAAGTGAAAGCAGAAGCCGCTTTGGCCGGTGTGTTGGAAGGTTAAGCCAATTCTAAATAATCAAGGCCGTCTGAAACGAAAATTTCAGACGGCCTTGATTATTTATTGATGCTTACAACACAACCAAAGCCGCATCGTAATTCGGTTCCTCACCGATTTCAGGCACCAATTCACTGTGCAGCACTTGATCGTTTTCATCTAAAACCACCACCGCGCGAGCGTTTAAGCCTTTTAGCGGGGAAGACTGAATTTCTGTGCCGTAGTCTTGCTTGAAGGTTTTGCAGCGGAAAGTCGAAAGCGAAATCACGTTTTCAATGCCTTCGGCACCGCAGAAACGCGCCAAAGCAAACGGCAAATCGGCTGAGATACACAAGACAACCGTGTTGTCCAAGCCGGCGGCGCGTTCGTTGAATTCGCGTACCGATTTCGAGCACACGCCTGTGTCGATGCTTGGGAAAATATTCAGTACTTTGCGCTTACCGGCAAAATCCGACAGATTTTTTTCGGATAAATCGGTGGCTACCAAGGTAAATGCAGGGGCGGTTTGGCCGACTTGGGGCAGGGTACCGCCTACTTCTACAGGAGTGCCTTTAAAGGTTACTTGAGCCATGTTGATTCCTTTCTGATTAAGTTAAGTCCTACGGCTAATGGATTTCGTCAATACGACGATACCATGCTTCTTTTTCCGCATCACTGATAAACGAGGCTTTGAACGAATTTTTGCACAGCGTGCGGATGTCGTCATTGCTCAAATCCAAAGCCTCGGCCAGCTCGATGAAATTTTGATTTACATAGCCGCCGAAATAGGCCGGGTCGTCTGAGTTCACCGTTACCAATACACCGCGCTGCAGCATGCGGTGCAGATTGTGCGCGCTCAAATGATTGACCACTTTCAACTTCAGATTGCTCAACGGGCAGACCGTCAACGGCATTTGCGCCTCAATCAACCGCTGCATCAGCGCATCGTCTTCTTCCGAGCGCACACCGTGGTCGATGCGTGCGACCTTGAGTAAATCCAAGGCTTCACACACATATTGGGGCGGGCCTTCTTCACCGGCGTGCGCCACGGTCAGCAAACCATGTTCGCGTGCTTTGGCAAATACACGTTCGAATTTAGAAGGTGGATGACCGGCTTCGTTCGAATCCAAGCCCACGCCGATGATTTTGTCGCGAAACGGCAAAGCCTGCGCTAAGGTTTCAAATGCCGATTCTTCCGGCAAATGGCGCAGGAAACACATAATCAGGTGGCTGGAAATGCCCCATTCTTGCGCGGCATCGCGGCAGGCACGGTCAATGCCGTTAATCACCGTTTCAAATGCCACGCCACGATCGGTATGGGTTTGAGGGTCAAAGAAAATCTCGGTATGGGTGACATTGTCTTCACGGCAGCGCAGCAAATAGGCGCGGGTCAAATCATAAAAATCGGGTTCATGCAGCAACACCGCAGCGCCGGCATAATAAATGTCCAAAAAAGACTGCAAATTGTGAAAATCATAAGCGGCGCGGACTTCGTCGACATCTGTATAAGGAAGGCCAACTTGATTGCGGCGGGCGATTTCAAACATCAATTCCGGCTCAAACGTGCCTTCGATATGCACATGGAGTTCTGCTTTGGGTAGGGCGGCGATTAATTCATTACGTGTCATGATGGCTTTCGTGTTCAGACGGCCTTTATTGGCAGCCGTTATTCGTTGATCGATTGTCGTCTTTTCAATTTATGCAGTCAATGTTTGCGAGTGTAAGATTCTGTATGGCGCAGATATGGCATGGCTGAATTTTCTTGCCGGTGATTGGTACTTAAAGCTAATCACGATTGCTGCTTTAGGCGGCAGCCCGACTTTCAGACGGTCTTTCTCTGCCTTCGGACTTGTCTAATCGGACAAATCAGCCTAGACTTTCTCATTAGTCTGTTTCCGGGAAAATAGAATGTCTAAAACCAAACAAGATATTTTTGAACACAACCGTCGATGGGCCGAGGAGCAATTGCGCAAAGACCCGCATTTTTTCGATAAACTTTCCATCAACCAAACCCCTGATTATCTCTATATCGGCTGCTCCGACAGCCGCGTGACCGCTGAAGACATGATGGGCATGCGGCCGGGTGAAGTATTTGTGCACCGCAATATTGCCAATATGGTCAATGCCATTGATATTAACGTGGCTTCGGTCATCAATTATGCGGTTTACCATTTGAACGTGAAACACATCGTCGTGTGTGGCCACTACGAATGCGGCGGCGTAAAATCCGCCATGCAGGCTAAAGATTACGGCATGCTCAATCCTTGGTTGCGCTGTATCCGCGACGTATACCGCCTGCACCGCGAAGAATTGGATGCGATAGAAGACGAGCAAGCGCGTTACGACCGCTTAGTCGAATTAAACGTACAAGAGCAATGCATCAACGTCATCAAAAGCGCCGGCGTGCAAAAACGTTATTTGAAGGAAAAATTTCCGGTGGTACACGGCTGGGTATTTGATATCCGCACAGGCCGTCTGAAAGATTTGAATATCGATTTTGATAATATTCTAAAAGAAATTCAGAAAATCTATGATTTGACCGACAGCGATTGGAGCGTCCCGCAGCCGTGACGGAGTGACGGGTTTAGACACAGAATTAAAGGCCGTCTGAAAATTGGTTTCAGACGGCCTTTTGATCATAGATAAGCGTAACCTTTAAGCAGTTAACCACTCATTAATCGCGGCTTCCAATCGCGTCATGCCTTCTTGTAAATCTTCATCGGTTAGCAGCAGGCAGGGGGCGAAGCGCACGACATTAGAGCCGGCAACCAATACCATCAGGCCGTGTTTTAGGGCGGCGTTGAAGATTTCGCCGGCGCGGTTTTCATATTGATCAGCCATCACGGCGCCGAGCAGCAAGCCCATGCCGCGGACTTGTTTGAACACGCCCGTGCGTTCGCCGATTTGTCGTAAGGCCGTTTGAAGTTTTTTGCCTTGGACTTGCACATGATTCAGGGTTTCAGCGCGGTTGATGATGTCGAATGCGCGGTTGGCAACGGCGCAGGCTAACGGATTACCGCCGAATGTAGAACCATGCGTGCCGGGCCCGAAGGTTGGGGCAATGGCATCGGTGGTGATAATCGCGCCAATCGGGAAGCCGCAGCCCAGGGCTTTGGCCAAGCTCATGATGTCGGGTTCTATACCGTAATGTTCGTAGGCAAACAGTTTGCCGGTGTGGCCAACGCCGGTTTGCACTTCATCAAAAATCAGCAAGGCGTTGTGTTGGCTGCACAAGCGGCGGGCAGCTTCGAGATAGGCTTGCGTGGCAGGCAAAATGCCGCTTTCGCCTTGAATCGGCTCGATAATCACGGCACAAGTTTTATCGCTGACGGCAGCTTCGAGCGCGGCGGTGTCGTTAAAGGCAACATGGGTGATGCCTTGCGGCAGCGGCGCGTAATCTTGGCTGTATTTCGGTTGGCCGCCGACGGATACGGTAAACAGCGTGCGGCCGTGGAAGCTGTTGACGCAGGCGATGATTTCGGTTTTGTGTCCGCCGAAATGGTCGCGGCCGTATTTGCGTGCAAGCTTCAGCGCGGCTTCATTGGCTTCGGCGCCTGAATTACAGAAAAATACTTTGTCGCCGAAGCTGTGTTCTACCAAGCGGCGGGCTAAATCTTGCGCAGGCTGGGTGGTGTAGATATTGGAAATGTGCCACACCTTTTGCGCTTGCTGATTCAGCGCATCTATCAACTCGGGATGGCTGTGTCCCAAGGCATTCACCGCAATGCCGCCTGATAAGTCAATCAGCTCACGCCCTTCGGTATCCCATACGCGACTGCCCGAAGCACGTTCGGGAATCATTGGGGCGAATGAGAAATTGGGGGTGAGATAGTTGCTCATGGCGGCTTCCTTTATTGAAGTGGATTGAATGTTTTTCGCTGAAACGAGCGTTTGATTATGCGCCGATTGTTAACGATTTTCAAGACAAAAGGCCGTCTGAAAAGGATATTTTCAGACGGCCTTTTGTGATCATAATCAAATCGAGTATTCGATCAATTCGTTTTGCGAAAAGATATAGATCTGTTTCGGCACCAAAGCCAGCTCTTTGCCCACGGACAAGGCCAAGCTGGCGGCATCGCTGCCGGCTAGGTTGATGTGCACGTCGCGGTTGTCGTGCTTGACGGTGATATGGGTCAACGCGCCTACGGCGTGGATTTTTTCAACTGCGGCGGTGATCATCGGCGTTTGGCCTGTTTGGGCAATTTGCCATTCGTGCGGGCGGATATAGCCGGTGGCCAATTGTTCCTGCCATTTGTATTGGCGGTCAAGCGACCACCGGTAGCTGCCGTAATGCCACACGCCTTTTTCTATGCGGCCTTCAAAGGCATCGGTTTCGCCCAGAAATTCGGTGACAAATGCGTTTTCCGGCTGGCGGTAAATGTGATCTGCGCTGCCGGTTTGCTCGATGTGGCCGTGGTTCATCACCACGATTTCATCGGATACTTCCAAGGCTTCTTCTTGGTCGTGGGTGACGAGAATGCTGGTCACGCCGAGATTATGGTGAATGTCGCGCAGCCATGTACGCAACTCTTTGCGAACTTTGGCATCAAGTGCGCCGAATGGTTCGTCCAACAGCAGCAATTTTGGCTCTACCGCTAATGCGCGCGCAAGGGCGATACGCTGGCGCTGGCCTCCTGAAAGCTGGTGCGGATAAGATTTGGCTAAATGAGAAAGCTGCACCAAGCCCAATAATTCTTCCACTTTGGCGCGGATTTTTTCTTTACCCGG is a window of Neisseria yangbaofengii DNA encoding:
- a CDS encoding DUF5131 family protein, which gives rise to MTHIHWVIVGGESGSKARLMSIDWVENVRLQCSDSGVAFFFKQWGGWGADGKKRAKKANGQELNGRTWNEMPI
- a CDS encoding YegP family protein, giving the protein MAAFELRKSGDGHFSFSLLGDDDKTLLKSEQYNSKASAQNGIESIRKNSAEDARYELKESNNGKFYFNLKATNGQVIGTSPLFPGEAAREAAIAKVKAEAALAGVLEG
- a CDS encoding IS1595 family transposase → MLQFFVLEVTARSAADILGIQSNCAMLFYRKIRQAIAYHLALQADEVFDGSIELDESYFGGQRKGKRGRGAAGKAAVFGILKRNGKVYTVVVENTKQDTLLPVIKRKIMPDSIVYTDCYKSCDVLDVSEFIHHRINHSQIFAECQNHINGIGNFRNQAKRVLRKYNGIDRKSFPLFLKECEFCFNFGTLK
- the tpx gene encoding thiol peroxidase; this encodes MAQVTFKGTPVEVGGTLPQVGQTAPAFTLVATDLSEKNLSDFAGKRKVLNIFPSIDTGVCSKSVREFNERAAGLDNTVVLCISADLPFALARFCGAEGIENVISLSTFRCKTFKQDYGTEIQSSPLKGLNARAVVVLDENDQVLHSELVPEIGEEPNYDAALVVL
- a CDS encoding ShlB/FhaC/HecB family hemolysin secretion/activation protein; this encodes MSAFHYSSDCRSLMLSFALLATAAMPALADERQAGLIQQEQARQEQQRLRQLEQQMQSAPDVRLDRTAEAVSSLLLPQNETPCFPVQEITLIGDSAAKFQFALNKAIKQSGFQPGMCLGAQGINHIMTLAQNAVIDRGYTTTRILAAPQDLNSGKLELTVFPGRIGQIRFDESHAAETHVGRITAFQNEFPADSDGLLNLRDLEQGLENLKRVPTAEADIQIMPSEKADVSDVVVQWRQRTLPYRLTLGFDNSGSKATGRYQGNMTFSADNPLGLSDLFYASYNRDLGTRSADTDSDGHTVKGGTNGYAFHYSVPFGKWLWSWNHSYYRYHQAVAGDSEVYDYNGKSWNSDVGVSRLLYRDARRKTHAAFKLWQRETHSFINDAEIEVQRRRTAGWSANLSHKEYIGQATLNLGLGYKRGTGRNNSLSAPEEAFGEGTSRMKILTADTGVNVPFKIGQQNFAFDSNFHAQWNKTPLTPQDKLAIGSRYTVRGFDGETTLSAERGWYWRNDLSWQYHPSHQLYAGLDAGRVSGPSAQYLLGQSLSGAALGVRGQSKVGGILSYDFFAAKPLHKPDRFQTANTTFGLNLNYSF
- a CDS encoding IS5 family transposase (programmed frameshift); translation: MIGPLCQGKVGDAGPTAVDNRLFIEAILWIIRTGSPWRDLPEEFGNWKSIHKRYRRWVLADRFRHIFEEPNRDLDMEYVMIDGTIVKVHRHGQDAKGGLENQTIGQSKGGMTTKILAMAAALGNLIDFKLMPGQRNGICGVEPLIKDKEFDALLADKAFAADRLVEELTERGSKVVIPPRNNRKSQREHDKMMYCWRHLIENFFCKLKEFKKIAMHAEKTGQSFTANIYLAAAVLRLR
- a CDS encoding adenosine deaminase, with the protein product MTRNELIAALPKAELHVHIEGTFEPELMFEIARRNQVGLPYTDVDEVRAAYDFHNLQSFLDIYYAGAAVLLHEPDFYDLTRAYLLRCREDNVTHTEIFFDPQTHTDRGVAFETVINGIDRACRDAAQEWGISSHLIMCFLRHLPEESAFETLAQALPFRDKIIGVGLDSNEAGHPPSKFERVFAKAREHGLLTVAHAGEEGPPQYVCEALDLLKVARIDHGVRSEEDDALMQRLIEAQMPLTVCPLSNLKLKVVNHLSAHNLHRMLQRGVLVTVNSDDPAYFGGYVNQNFIELAEALDLSNDDIRTLCKNSFKASFISDAEKEAWYRRIDEIH
- a CDS encoding carbonic anhydrase, with translation MSKTKQDIFEHNRRWAEEQLRKDPHFFDKLSINQTPDYLYIGCSDSRVTAEDMMGMRPGEVFVHRNIANMVNAIDINVASVINYAVYHLNVKHIVVCGHYECGGVKSAMQAKDYGMLNPWLRCIRDVYRLHREELDAIEDEQARYDRLVELNVQEQCINVIKSAGVQKRYLKEKFPVVHGWVFDIRTGRLKDLNIDFDNILKEIQKIYDLTDSDWSVPQP